From Impatiens glandulifera chromosome 7, dImpGla2.1, whole genome shotgun sequence:
cttcgttaagtacttaacgcttcgttaagtacttaacgtttgATGTGGTCTATGTATATGatcttacatttttgttgttgttccttttgtagatggcagaaaccacCGTTCCTGATTTCCCTGGACGGATTTCTTGGAAAAGCGCCCTCTGCCTTAAGAAGATTGTAACGAAGtttgaggaaatggatcttgtgGAGAAGGTGTACAATACCCAATTCCGATATATAGTCTCTGCCCCAGtgttgcagttctcaggaactattgtacatcacatgttgcttaggagggtaacctcaacctccaaggagattactttcaatatcaatgggcaagaacttgtgtttggtatgaaagagtacgccttggtgacgggcctaaacttcggaaggtttcctgaggtgaacgaagaagaatgccgaggttgtccacctctgttggtaaaatattttaaagggaagtcgagtgtagtaatgcaagacttggagactgcttttttgagatgtagagataaggaagatgcctggaagatggggctggtatgcttGATTTGCCTGTACCTATtttcatttgacccaaggagggtggtatttgccaaaatcctccacatggtcgaagacgaggaaagtttcctccgatttccttgggggaaagtgacctttagagccaccctcaagggtttgaacaagaacatgaGACATCTCAGTCACACatattataagaagaagaagaagagtactactgatccttatgctccttttgcttataacatttatgggtttgcactggcatttcaagtgtggacatatgaggtcatcaaaggttttgttcctaaatttgctagaaagaatgagcttaatgatcctctacgcccaaggttgttagtctatcattccaacaggaagaaCACCTTGATCGAGATAAAGACTGCCCTGGAGACAACGGatctgactgagatggaagagtcctccatggagaagaggttatacagtggtgaggactttgaacaaatagatgagtcaactgatgaattttttgagggatttacagaagggaagttagtgaaggaggattatgatgatgaagaggaggGAAGTGAACCTGAGGATGAACATGAAGAACCTACTTCCAAACCAAACACCCGGAAGAGAAAGGCTGCGCTTAATCTCAAAGAAGCCGTAAacctgaagaggaagcttgcttatgaatctaGTCCTGCCCACATTCCTAGCCCTCCATCCGCTACTAGTCCTGGATTACCTCCAACATcttctgttggatgtaaatgtgaagAGCTGAAAGAGGAGGTAAAAGCGCTGAAGGAGGAACTCATCAAAGAGGTGAAGGAGGAGCTCAAAGAGATGAAAACAGCTTACGAAGAAACTCAAACAAATCACAAGGCTTATATGAAAAAGTTGGTTGTTAGTATGTGCGAACAGTTATTAGCCAAATCCAACCAAAGGATGGCCACGTTAATTGTCAAATTAGATAGTATGGAggaggagaggaagaagaagaagaagaagagcaaattGGAAAAGAAGGGCAAGACTGAGGTAAGATGAAGATACTtatcgcttcgttaagtacttaacgaagcgataagtacttaacgcttcgttaagtacttaacgcttcgttaagtacttaacgcttcgttaagtacttaacgcttcgttaagtacttaacgcttcgttaagtacttatcgcttcgttaagtacttaacgcttcgttaagtacttaacgcttcgttaagtaattatcttttgttgttcttaactaaccacactgttgttttatttttgcaggaagggaatgtggaggagatgaagacgaatgagatggagatgaaggatgggaaggtggaggaggagagtgagaaggtggaggatataaCTGAAGTAAGTTTTACTTAGCGAAGTCATAtgtttcgggaagtaaacgctgaccacactgttattctatttttgcaggatgggaaggtggaggagatgatAACGAATGAGATGGAGATGACGGATCggaaggtggaggataaaacTGAGAGTGTcaatgtgaaggtggatggtggggagattgagaACGATGTGAAGGTGGacgatgtgaaggtggatggtgtgaaggtggaggataaaacTGAGAGTGTTAATGTGAAGGaggatggtggggagattgagactcatgtgaaggtggatggtggtgagaCTGAGAATGATGTAAAGGaggatggtggggagattgagactgatgtgaaggtggatggtgtgaaggtggaggataaaacTGAGAGTGTTAATGTGAAGGaggatggtggggagattgagactcatgtgaaggtggatggtggtgagaCTGAGAATGATGTAAAGGaggatggtggggagattgagactgatgtgaaggtggatggtggggagatgttGCTCTCCGACATGATGCaagaaataattgataaaaagaaggataaggtgaaggttgagaaggttgagaaggttgagaagaaagccAAGGTTGGGAAGGTTAAACTCAAGGTTGGGAAGGTGGAGAAGAAagtcaaggttgagaaggatGCCACGGATGGGAAGGATGAGAACGATGGGAAGGATGGGAAGGATTCGAGGGCTGGGAATGATgagaacgatgatgatgactTCCAATTATACAACACTCCACCTAAAGGAGTACTTCCCAAAAAAAGAGTGAGGAAgcagaagaaagatgaagactacaccaacccttctttgtcaaaacagCCAAAGACGAATGATCCATTAACTAtcaatccccttcaaaaatttgatgatgagttgttgGTTCAATTACAGAATTGGTTGAAAGATGAAGCTACCAATGATGAGACAAAGACTGTGTTTACTTGCGAAGCACGAAAGAAGttgtttgttagagttctaacaaagtccacatggcttaaagatcctGTAAGTCttgcatttcatattaattctttaacttaTGAATAAGGTTTTTGATATATGCTGCCTTTTGTAGGAAATCGACGCAGTGTGCCACTTGTTGCGCAAAAGGATTGAGCaatatcccaagacatataaacatTGTAAAGTATCAATAGGGGATTGCTTATTAGCAGATATGATGAGGCGAGAGTACCCGAACTATAAACAAGATCCTGAAAATTTTCCAATAGCAGACGTCTTTTCTCAGTACTTCTGGGGAGCGCCTCATAGACATATGCCAGAATGGCCACACGTAGACGATATTTACGTGCCTTTGAACATTGGCAACAAGCATTGGGTACTGTGCGTCGTTCGTGTACAAGATAATCACATTGACGTTTATGACTGCGACTCGAGTATTTATAGGAATCTCGATCCATACATGAGACCTTTGTGTGAGATGTTTCCACGAATATATGCAATGGGAGCCAGTGATGCTGAGCTAAAACGGTatcctaatttcaatttccagaAACTGACATATAAAAGGTTGCCACACCCAGCCAAAAATGCAGTCGCCAAATATGGGGAAGTCCCTAGAGCAGATGAAAGTGGGGATTGTGGTGTATTTATGCTTATGCACATGGAATACTTGACTGCTGGTTTAGGTGTAGAGAAGGTGACTTCCAATGAAATGGAGTTTTTTCGACAAAAGATGGCGGtccggttatttcatcaaattacagaaccttagtttgtattgtaatggtttattgatttttggatAGAACTTGACTTGTGCTTATGTATTCTGAACTTGTATTACTTTTTGGGTAGAACTTCAACTTAAGTTACAtttcatgttaaaatattttagttttaatgtaGTCTGGTTTGTTGGTAGTCtgatattttaaaaaccaaaGAATTGAACATATAAATCAATGTACCAAGTAACTAACTTAAACTCACTTAAACCCAGTTTTACTTAACGAAGcgcttaacgaagcgttaagtacttaacgaagcgttaagtacttaacgaagcgttaagtacttaacgaagcgttaagtacttaacgaagcgttaagtacttaacgaagcgttaagtacttaacgaagcgttaagtacttaacgaagcgttaagtacttaacgaagcgttaagtgcttaacgaagcgttaagtacttaacgaagcgttaagtgcTCCTACAGTAAGCAGATAAACTAGATACAACATACAgattacaacttatccgattacaacttatccaaaacataatacaacatatccaaaacataatacaacatatccaaaacataatacaaattatccaaaacataatacaacttatccaaaacacttatacaacttatcccaatcccaatcaatctaaaggctcatattgttgagatgatggctcgtgctgttgagaagatgagtcatgatgcttagatgatgatgcttttgcagtagatggagcaggcatgactgctttgcatgtggccctattatgtcctagtccaCCACATGAGGTGCATCGTCTCGGAGCCTTACGTACCTCACCTtgagatgacctacgctttgtttgtggacgccctttcttaaccttcacgggtggttttagacatactcgttccttgatcatttcgggaatatcccaatcgtcttcatcaccagcagggtaacatgtctccgcatatgcattcatccaagattca
This genomic window contains:
- the LOC124909822 gene encoding uncharacterized protein PF3D7_1120000-like translates to MTLQIGLFASVMAETTVPDFPGRISWKSALCLKKIVTKFEEMDLVEKVYNTQFRYIVSAPVLQFSGTIEDYDDEEEGSEPEDEHEEPTSKPNTRKRKAALNLKEAVNLKRKLAYESSPAHIPSPPSATSPGLPPTSSVGCKCEELKEEVKALKEELIKEVKEELKEMKTAYEETQTNHKAYMKKLVVSMCEQLLAKSNQRMATLIVKLDSMEEERKKKKKKSKLEKKGKTEDGKVEEMITNEMEMTDRKVEDKTESVNVKVDGGEIENDVKVDDVKVDGVKVEDKTESVNVKEDGGEIETHVKVDGGETENDVEDKTESVNVKEDGGEIETHVKVDGGETENDVEKVEKKAKVGKVKLKVGKVEKKVKVEKDATDGKDENDGKDGKDSRAGNDENDDDDFQLYNTPPKGVLPKKRVRKQKKDEDYTNPSLSKQPKTNDPLTINPLQKFDDELLVQLQNWLKDEATNDETKTVFTCEARKKLFVRVLTKSTWLKDPEIDAVCHLLRKRIEQYPKTYKHCKVSIGDCLLADMMRREYPNYKQDPENFPIADVFSQYFWGAPHRHMPEWPHVDDIYVPLNIGNKHWVLCVVRVQDNHIDVYDCDSSIYRNLDPYMRPLCEMFPRIYAMGASDAELKRYPNFNFQKLTYKRLPHPAKNAVAKYGEVPRADESGDCGVFMLMHMEYLTAGLGVEKNLTCAYVF